The Acidianus infernus genome window below encodes:
- a CDS encoding inorganic phosphate transporter yields the protein MEILEYSIFLLGLISSFIVGGNNSATSLGILISTKALKRKYSYLLSALTIFVGVSLGSYSMQSSIYGTMYSRNLDMLESAVFSVLFASIIAFYYLNKLGIPSSLSQMLYPSMAVLVLISRGNLGFDWVKFWFTVSSWGFSPLLAIVSSITLYLVIRRLALKRNDLFSQMKIYKFLIVFSSAFTTFVTGANAIGIIVSAGLLSAPFYLVAPAYGIASALGIYLSSKKASIVVGFRVTRLGYISATSALVGSDIISEIFTLLGVPISITQTTMGGIIGLSFRSFGYDVKKQLSQVARGWGISPLVAIISSLAAFGVIKSVLGF from the coding sequence ATGGAAATTCTTGAATATAGTATATTTCTTTTAGGATTAATCTCTTCTTTTATTGTGGGCGGCAATAATTCTGCAACCTCATTAGGAATATTAATTTCCACTAAAGCGTTAAAGAGAAAGTACTCCTACTTATTAAGCGCACTGACAATATTTGTTGGAGTCTCCTTAGGAAGTTATTCTATGCAAAGTAGCATCTATGGTACAATGTATTCTAGGAATTTAGACATGTTAGAATCAGCAGTATTTTCTGTGCTTTTTGCATCAATTATCGCCTTTTACTATTTAAACAAACTTGGCATTCCTTCATCTTTAAGCCAAATGCTTTACCCTTCAATGGCCGTTCTAGTTTTAATTTCTAGGGGAAACCTTGGATTTGATTGGGTAAAGTTTTGGTTTACAGTAAGTTCTTGGGGGTTTTCTCCACTTTTGGCTATTGTCTCTTCCATAACTCTTTATTTGGTAATTAGAAGATTAGCGCTAAAGAGAAATGATCTATTTTCTCAAATGAAGATTTATAAATTTCTTATAGTCTTTTCCTCAGCCTTTACTACATTTGTAACTGGAGCCAATGCTATAGGAATAATTGTCTCCGCAGGATTATTATCTGCGCCTTTCTACTTAGTTGCCCCCGCATATGGAATAGCTTCAGCTCTAGGAATATACTTAAGTTCTAAGAAAGCCTCAATAGTTGTAGGCTTTAGAGTTACTAGACTTGGATATATAAGTGCAACCTCTGCTCTTGTAGGGAGTGACATTATATCTGAAATATTCACGTTGCTTGGAGTTCCTATTTCTATAACTCAAACTACAATGGGAGGCATAATAGGTCTAAGCTTTAGGAGCTTTGGTTACGACGTAAAGAAGCAACTTTCCCAAGTAGCTAGGGGCTGGGGAATTTCTCCATTGGTAGCAATAATTTCTTCACTTGCAGCATTTGGAGTAATAAAAAGTGTCTTAGGATTTTAG
- a CDS encoding DUF47 domain-containing protein codes for MLKFSINKEELLFSKLLEIAENIKDSTSLLNSLYLDIFNTNYQNATAKMVKIKGIYERIALIREDIISMLYGEAFLPDFKESMLTLTQSLYEIMKSIKDAGRAITSRKPDEKLCATLQSNFVSYLSLIQDGAEKLVLMISLLKKDIKEAIRIGKEIQLIERNGDEIKDLMIQRLYENEKESDIISILQLKDVITFLDDILDGMEDSTLSVETLYATLKS; via the coding sequence ATGCTTAAATTCAGTATAAATAAAGAGGAATTACTCTTCTCAAAACTTCTAGAAATAGCAGAAAATATAAAAGATTCTACTTCTCTTCTTAACTCTCTCTATCTAGATATCTTTAATACAAATTATCAAAATGCGACAGCAAAAATGGTAAAAATCAAAGGAATATATGAAAGAATAGCCTTAATAAGGGAAGATATAATTTCAATGCTTTACGGAGAGGCGTTCTTACCTGATTTTAAGGAATCAATGCTTACATTAACTCAATCATTATACGAAATAATGAAATCAATAAAGGATGCAGGAAGAGCTATAACTTCGAGAAAACCTGATGAAAAGCTCTGTGCCACTTTACAATCTAACTTCGTCTCGTATTTATCATTAATACAAGACGGAGCAGAAAAGCTTGTTTTAATGATTTCTTTACTTAAAAAAGATATAAAAGAGGCAATAAGAATAGGTAAGGAAATTCAGCTCATTGAGAGAAATGGGGATGAAATAAAAGATTTAATGATACAAAGGCTTTATGAGAATGAAAAAGAGTCGGACATTATTAGTATACTACAGTTAAAGGACGTAATAACATTTCTTGACGATATTTTGGACGGAATGGAAGACTCAACACTGAGCGTTGAAACTTTATATGCAACTCTAAAATCCTAA
- a CDS encoding citrate synthase/methylcitrate synthase: MELRKGLEDIAIKETEITYIDGVLGRLYYRGYSIYDLAEFSNFEETAYLIWFGKLPNKKELQEIKETLAEEREIPEYITEFIKNVRKDANPMDVLRTAVSMLGIEDKSNEELWKKAVKLTAKIPTIISYFDRVRKGLDIVHPDPSLSHAENFLYMMRGEKPNPIDSRTMDVAMILHMDHEMNASTFACLVVASTLSDLYSAITAGISALKGPLHGGANAEALKQFMEIGSKDKVEEYILKKLETGQRIMGFGHRIYKTYDPRAKILKEYARNLAKEKGKMELFEIAEKVDEIGCKILGKKNIYPNVDFYAGLVFYFLGFDPDLFPTVFASARIVGWTAHVMEYLKDNKLIRPKAIYKGEIGRKYINVENRE; this comes from the coding sequence TTGGAATTAAGGAAGGGTCTTGAAGATATTGCTATAAAAGAAACTGAAATAACTTATATTGATGGAGTTCTAGGCAGATTATATTACAGAGGGTATTCAATTTATGATTTAGCAGAATTCTCAAATTTTGAAGAAACTGCATACTTAATATGGTTTGGGAAATTGCCAAATAAAAAGGAACTTCAAGAGATAAAGGAAACTTTAGCTGAGGAGAGAGAAATCCCTGAATATATTACTGAATTTATAAAAAATGTGAGAAAAGATGCAAATCCAATGGACGTATTAAGAACTGCAGTAAGTATGTTAGGAATTGAGGATAAAAGTAACGAAGAACTTTGGAAGAAAGCTGTGAAATTAACTGCAAAAATTCCTACAATTATTTCATATTTTGACAGAGTTAGAAAAGGATTAGACATAGTTCATCCAGATCCTTCGTTGTCTCACGCGGAGAATTTCCTTTATATGATGCGAGGAGAAAAGCCAAACCCTATTGATTCTAGGACTATGGATGTAGCAATGATCTTACATATGGACCACGAAATGAACGCTTCAACTTTCGCTTGTTTAGTAGTTGCATCTACTTTATCTGACCTTTATTCGGCAATAACTGCTGGAATATCTGCATTAAAAGGTCCTTTACACGGAGGCGCTAACGCAGAAGCCTTAAAGCAATTCATGGAAATAGGAAGTAAGGATAAGGTTGAGGAATATATTCTCAAAAAATTAGAGACTGGGCAAAGAATCATGGGCTTTGGACATAGAATCTACAAGACCTATGACCCTAGGGCTAAGATACTAAAGGAATATGCAAGGAACTTAGCAAAAGAAAAGGGAAAAATGGAACTATTTGAGATTGCAGAAAAAGTAGATGAAATAGGCTGTAAAATCCTTGGAAAGAAGAATATTTATCCGAATGTAGATTTCTATGCGGGATTAGTGTTCTACTTCCTAGGTTTCGATCCTGATCTCTTTCCCACAGTTTTTGCTTCAGCTAGAATAGTTGGCTGGACAGCTCATGTAATGGAGTACTTGAAGGATAATAAATTAATTAGACCAAAGGCGATCTATAAAGGAGAAATAGGCAGAAAATACATTAATGTTGAGAACAGAGAATAG
- a CDS encoding DUF763 domain-containing protein, with product MEIEGIADLPLHTGHVPPWLIPIMRRLSRAILDIMLIEWGPQKVVERLSNPLWFQAFNNVIGMDWDSSGSTTVTLGILKEVVNPKEDGLAVLGGKGKNALKVPEELHSLNFDIDADKLANISRLVAKVDTTLVQDGHQLYHHSMLVTEKGYWGIIQQGMNEETKFARRYHWKNTENFTVDPHEAIAGKKGIAVNIIEKQKENTRKLVLDLLRQDPRKIINELQQAKAILKGQATIESWINGASFVGISKEAKIIYMRPLDERKIKPILEKLYESNPENLEGALLEGLGPSTARALYLISDLIYREPPSYNDPVNMPYDPFKYAYAIGGKDGIPYPVNRRVAEEVIITLEDIIQKAKLESNEKKFSLNKLRGLSIGIKEGS from the coding sequence ATGGAAATAGAAGGCATAGCAGACTTACCTTTACATACCGGACACGTACCACCTTGGTTAATTCCTATAATGAGAAGGCTTTCTAGGGCAATCTTAGATATAATGCTAATAGAGTGGGGACCACAAAAGGTAGTAGAGAGACTTTCAAACCCACTTTGGTTTCAAGCTTTTAATAATGTAATTGGCATGGACTGGGACTCTTCGGGATCAACAACAGTTACTTTAGGAATATTAAAGGAGGTCGTTAATCCTAAGGAGGATGGACTTGCCGTTTTAGGAGGAAAAGGCAAAAACGCTCTAAAAGTTCCGGAAGAACTTCATTCTTTAAACTTTGATATTGATGCTGATAAGCTGGCTAACATAAGCAGACTAGTCGCAAAAGTTGATACAACATTAGTTCAAGATGGACACCAACTTTATCATCATTCTATGTTAGTAACAGAGAAAGGATATTGGGGAATAATACAACAAGGAATGAATGAAGAAACTAAGTTTGCAAGAAGATATCACTGGAAAAACACTGAAAATTTCACTGTAGATCCTCACGAGGCAATAGCAGGAAAGAAAGGAATTGCAGTAAATATAATAGAAAAACAGAAGGAAAACACTAGAAAGCTAGTTTTAGATTTACTTAGGCAAGATCCTAGAAAGATTATAAATGAATTGCAGCAAGCTAAGGCAATTTTAAAAGGTCAAGCTACAATAGAGAGCTGGATTAATGGAGCCTCATTTGTTGGAATATCAAAAGAAGCTAAGATTATCTACATGAGACCTTTGGATGAAAGGAAAATAAAACCTATTTTAGAAAAATTATATGAATCAAATCCTGAAAATCTAGAGGGGGCATTACTTGAGGGTTTAGGACCTTCTACAGCTAGGGCATTATATTTAATCTCTGACTTAATTTACAGAGAGCCACCTTCTTACAATGATCCAGTGAATATGCCTTATGATCCTTTCAAGTACGCATATGCTATTGGAGGAAAAGACGGTATTCCTTATCCAGTAAATAGAAGAGTGGCTGAGGAGGTAATTATTACACTTGAGGATATAATACAGAAAGCTAAATTAGAGAGTAATGAAAAGAAATTCTCATTAAATAAACTAAGGGGTTTGAGCATTGGAATTAAGGAAGGGTCTTGA
- a CDS encoding metallophosphoesterase family protein — MLIAATSDIHSPRYLNDFFIALRYLPQHVDLVLLAGDLTDRGKFMHFDPVYNALRRFQIVAVFGNEDFREEREKYKEKFPDVIWLDDEKKQLGDVTIIGSEGVIKKPTIWQKMKGIDEKFYTERKKKIEEMLCSSSGFKILLTHYAPTYKTVYGERPSAYPGLGDELIEELQCKPNLAVHGHAHYAKVTFAKIDDTKVYNVALPANKKFVIIEI; from the coding sequence ATGCTCATAGCTGCTACTTCAGACATTCATTCCCCTAGGTATCTTAACGACTTCTTTATAGCCTTAAGATATCTTCCACAACACGTTGACCTAGTGCTGTTAGCAGGAGATCTTACAGATAGAGGAAAATTCATGCATTTTGATCCAGTTTATAACGCATTGAGAAGGTTTCAAATAGTAGCAGTTTTTGGTAACGAGGATTTCAGAGAGGAAAGGGAAAAATATAAGGAAAAATTCCCAGATGTAATATGGCTAGATGATGAGAAGAAGCAACTCGGTGACGTAACAATCATAGGTAGTGAAGGGGTGATAAAGAAGCCTACAATTTGGCAAAAAATGAAAGGAATAGACGAGAAATTCTATACGGAAAGAAAGAAGAAAATTGAAGAAATGCTTTGCTCCTCCTCTGGCTTCAAAATTTTGCTTACTCATTATGCCCCTACTTATAAAACAGTCTACGGAGAAAGACCTTCAGCGTATCCAGGGCTTGGAGATGAATTAATAGAAGAACTTCAGTGTAAGCCTAATTTAGCAGTTCATGGCCATGCCCACTACGCTAAGGTAACTTTTGCTAAGATAGATGATACTAAAGTATATAATGTAGCGTTACCAGCAAATAAAAAATTTGTAATTATAGAAATATAA
- a CDS encoding peroxiredoxin has protein sequence MVKVYQKFPDTQVLTTKGPIDFYKDIFGKGKWLFLYAHPADFTPVCTTEFVAFAQAQPEFEKLGVQLMGLSVDSVYSHIAWLNDIEQRYGVKINFPVIADPDKKLSRMLDLVEENSGVTVRGVFIVDPEGTIRFMAQYPIEAGRKIDEMLRITKAIIVAYKAKVATPANWEPGQDVVLGAPTTLDEAELRMKMPNAKAWYLVFKKYNELPANQKV, from the coding sequence ATGGTAAAGGTTTACCAAAAGTTCCCAGATACTCAAGTATTAACTACAAAAGGACCGATAGACTTCTATAAGGACATATTTGGCAAAGGAAAGTGGTTATTCCTATATGCACATCCAGCAGACTTCACACCGGTATGCACAACAGAGTTTGTAGCATTTGCGCAAGCACAACCAGAATTTGAAAAACTAGGAGTACAATTGATGGGACTAAGCGTTGATAGTGTATACTCTCACATAGCTTGGTTAAATGATATTGAGCAAAGATACGGAGTTAAAATAAACTTCCCAGTAATAGCTGACCCAGATAAGAAATTATCAAGAATGTTAGACTTAGTTGAAGAGAATTCTGGAGTAACAGTTAGAGGAGTTTTCATTGTAGATCCAGAAGGCACAATAAGGTTCATGGCTCAGTATCCAATAGAGGCAGGAAGAAAGATTGACGAGATGTTAAGAATAACTAAAGCAATAATAGTAGCGTATAAGGCAAAAGTTGCAACACCTGCAAACTGGGAGCCAGGTCAAGACGTAGTATTAGGAGCACCTACAACCTTAGACGAAGCAGAATTAAGGATGAAGATGCCAAATGCAAAGGCATGGTACCTAGTGTTCAAGAAGTACAATGAATTACCTGCAAATCAAAAAGTATAA
- a CDS encoding DHH family phosphoesterase: MDYYAIVHNDFDGTASVAVYARAVKSLPKNVWFTEPTKVHNILSKLEPRGVYNVMIADLGLNESTFDKIVESCKKLIDQGVKIQWFDHHVWKEEWKSKLSEIGVEVHHDTSTCGAGVVHKVMNPDDEFSSKLASADCSVDIWLHNDPMGEKLRRIVESNKDYGWKKKLIETFYNGILWNEEFQKILEDQVDQELKGYQKLPKYYRVIEINGVKVVVAIRWKGPPDISYAAQYLMTRTGAKVFVSANGKAISFRSSTINVRLFAAKLGGGGHPLAAGASLKIPLIYRILRRIGIISPANKWVCNVVTKVISDVGFKEYQQKDITQH; this comes from the coding sequence ATGGATTACTATGCAATAGTTCATAACGACTTCGATGGTACAGCGTCAGTAGCAGTTTATGCAAGGGCAGTAAAATCTTTACCAAAAAACGTTTGGTTTACTGAACCTACAAAAGTTCATAATATATTGAGCAAATTAGAGCCAAGAGGAGTATATAACGTAATGATAGCCGACTTAGGTTTAAATGAGAGTACTTTTGATAAAATAGTTGAGAGCTGTAAAAAATTGATAGACCAAGGTGTAAAGATACAGTGGTTTGACCATCATGTTTGGAAAGAAGAATGGAAATCAAAGCTTTCTGAAATAGGAGTTGAAGTACATCACGATACTTCGACTTGCGGTGCAGGAGTTGTACATAAAGTAATGAATCCAGACGATGAATTCTCGTCGAAACTTGCCTCGGCTGATTGTTCAGTAGATATTTGGTTACATAACGACCCAATGGGCGAAAAATTAAGGAGAATCGTTGAAAGCAACAAAGATTATGGATGGAAGAAGAAATTAATAGAAACATTTTACAATGGAATTCTTTGGAACGAAGAATTCCAAAAAATTTTGGAAGATCAAGTAGACCAAGAGTTGAAAGGTTATCAAAAACTTCCTAAGTACTACCGAGTAATAGAAATAAACGGTGTAAAAGTTGTAGTTGCAATAAGATGGAAAGGCCCTCCAGACATAAGTTACGCAGCTCAATATTTAATGACGAGGACTGGAGCAAAAGTATTTGTATCTGCAAATGGTAAGGCTATCTCTTTCAGAAGTTCTACAATAAATGTAAGGTTATTTGCGGCAAAATTGGGTGGAGGAGGACATCCGTTAGCTGCAGGAGCTTCTTTAAAGATTCCATTAATCTATAGAATCTTAAGGAGAATTGGAATAATTTCTCCAGCAAATAAGTGGGTTTGTAATGTTGTTACTAAGGTAATAAGCGATGTTGGATTTAAAGAATACCAACAAAAGGATATTACTCAACACTGA
- a CDS encoding cysteine hydrolase family protein yields MVEVPKIPEEKEIELNPRDTALIIVDMQNDFVRKEGKLPVPTAESTIKPIKDLLKKARDSSALVIYTQDWHMKDDPEFKIWGEHALAGTWGAEIIDELKPEKDDFIIKKYRYDAFFETPLDYILRVKGIKNLIITGTVANICVLHTAGSAALRWYNVIMPKDGISAITDFDYYATLRQVDFLYKGKITTSAGIKFNTK; encoded by the coding sequence ATGGTAGAAGTACCTAAAATTCCAGAAGAAAAAGAAATTGAACTTAACCCTCGCGATACTGCACTCATTATAGTTGATATGCAAAACGATTTTGTTAGGAAAGAAGGAAAGCTTCCAGTTCCTACAGCTGAGAGTACAATAAAGCCGATAAAGGATCTGCTCAAGAAAGCTAGGGATTCCTCTGCTCTAGTTATCTATACTCAAGATTGGCACATGAAGGATGATCCGGAATTTAAAATATGGGGGGAGCACGCACTAGCAGGTACTTGGGGCGCAGAAATAATAGACGAATTAAAGCCAGAAAAAGACGATTTCATCATTAAAAAATATAGATATGATGCGTTCTTTGAGACTCCCTTAGATTATATTCTAAGGGTAAAAGGCATAAAGAACTTAATAATAACTGGGACTGTGGCAAATATTTGCGTTTTACACACTGCAGGAAGTGCTGCACTGAGATGGTATAATGTAATAATGCCAAAGGATGGGATTTCTGCTATAACAGATTTTGACTATTATGCAACTCTTAGGCAAGTGGATTTTCTCTATAAAGGAAAAATAACAACTTCTGCCGGAATAAAGTTTAATACTAAATAA
- a CDS encoding endonuclease V produces the protein MWEKEDYLLNFLILFQRLIAKNVKLTHLGLENVKTLCAVDVAYDKEEGYAVAVKQEGNKIEYKVTRGKVTFPYIPGFLFMREAPIMIKAIEGYQCDLLLVDGHGLAHPRKSGIATVIGVLLDIPTMGIAKSKLAGEVVEENGILYVVINGEKVGVKAGKYFYSPGNKTDLQDVIEMSKRGYPEILKIADKLSKQAKKDKNMSSDYKIW, from the coding sequence ATGTGGGAAAAAGAAGATTATCTACTTAACTTTCTCATACTCTTCCAGAGGTTAATAGCTAAAAACGTGAAATTAACACATTTAGGTTTAGAAAATGTAAAGACATTGTGTGCAGTAGATGTTGCTTACGACAAGGAAGAAGGTTATGCTGTTGCAGTTAAGCAAGAAGGTAATAAAATCGAATACAAAGTGACTAGAGGAAAAGTAACTTTCCCTTATATTCCAGGTTTTTTATTCATGAGGGAAGCTCCAATAATGATCAAGGCTATAGAAGGGTATCAATGTGATTTATTATTAGTTGATGGTCACGGATTGGCTCATCCCAGAAAGAGTGGTATAGCTACAGTAATTGGAGTTTTACTGGATATTCCTACTATGGGCATTGCAAAATCAAAGCTCGCTGGTGAAGTGGTAGAAGAAAATGGAATCCTCTACGTGGTTATTAACGGAGAGAAGGTAGGAGTAAAAGCTGGGAAGTACTTCTACAGCCCCGGGAATAAAACTGACCTACAAGATGTCATAGAAATGTCTAAAAGAGGATATCCTGAGATTCTTAAAATTGCTGATAAACTCTCTAAGCAGGCAAAAAAGGATAAAAACATGAGTTCGGATTATAAAATATGGTAG
- a CDS encoding protein-tyrosine phosphatase family protein: protein MYWVRKGIIGGSCLPYTVDEIKKWKASGVKKVVVLPEEWEIEEAWGSADYYFSVLEENGLKFIHVPIPDGYPPTLSQFEEIMDWLEGRGNLVHCVGGIGRTGTVLAGYLMVTEGLSANEAVEEVRKYRSGAVQTLQQFEFLLSLEGKNNVGKRRLST from the coding sequence ATGTATTGGGTGAGGAAAGGCATCATAGGCGGATCTTGCTTGCCTTATACTGTAGACGAGATAAAGAAGTGGAAAGCTAGCGGAGTAAAGAAAGTCGTAGTTTTACCAGAAGAATGGGAAATAGAAGAGGCTTGGGGAAGTGCAGATTATTATTTTTCTGTACTTGAAGAGAATGGACTAAAGTTTATTCACGTACCTATCCCTGACGGTTATCCTCCAACTTTAAGTCAATTCGAGGAAATTATGGATTGGCTAGAAGGTAGAGGTAACTTAGTTCATTGTGTAGGAGGGATCGGAAGAACCGGCACTGTTCTTGCAGGATATTTAATGGTAACTGAAGGTCTAAGCGCTAATGAAGCCGTAGAGGAAGTAAGGAAATATAGAAGTGGCGCAGTTCAAACCTTGCAACAATTTGAATTTTTACTTTCTTTAGAAGGTAAGAATAATGTGGGAAAAAGAAGATTATCTACTTAA
- a CDS encoding KaiC domain-containing protein: MARLSTGIPDFDKLIEGGIPQGFFVAATGEPGTGKTIFSLSFINEGLKEGDIGIYVTTEESRDSILRQAKQFNWDLESYLDKKLIIIDALMKEKEDEWSLEEVTPEEMVKKVIAAKQKLGYGRARLVIDSVSAFFLDKPAMARKISYYLKRVLYKWKFTIIATSQYAITTSQAFGFGVEHVADGIIRFRRVVKDGMLHRYVLIEKMRQTNHDKYVWEIDIVPGKGIVLLGKVQERKEDYALPKKVMEKIKEANKDEFQS, encoded by the coding sequence ATGGCAAGATTATCAACGGGAATACCAGATTTTGACAAATTGATAGAAGGAGGAATACCTCAAGGCTTCTTTGTAGCAGCAACTGGAGAGCCTGGAACTGGCAAAACTATCTTTTCATTGAGTTTTATCAATGAGGGACTGAAAGAAGGAGATATAGGCATATATGTAACTACCGAGGAAAGTAGGGATTCCATACTAAGGCAGGCAAAGCAGTTTAATTGGGATTTAGAAAGTTACCTAGATAAGAAATTAATAATTATTGACGCCTTAATGAAAGAAAAGGAAGACGAGTGGTCTTTGGAAGAAGTTACACCGGAAGAAATGGTGAAAAAAGTTATTGCAGCTAAGCAAAAGCTAGGTTATGGTAGGGCGAGGCTAGTAATAGACTCAGTTTCCGCATTCTTCTTAGATAAACCTGCGATGGCTAGGAAGATAAGTTACTATTTAAAGAGAGTACTTTACAAGTGGAAGTTTACAATAATAGCTACTTCACAATATGCAATAACTACCTCACAAGCCTTTGGTTTCGGAGTTGAACACGTAGCTGACGGGATAATAAGGTTTAGAAGGGTAGTAAAAGACGGTATGCTTCACCGTTATGTTTTGATTGAGAAAATGAGACAAACTAATCACGATAAGTACGTCTGGGAAATAGATATAGTCCCCGGAAAAGGAATAGTTTTACTAGGAAAAGTCCAAGAGAGAAAAGAAGACTATGCATTACCGAAGAAGGTTATGGAGAAGATAAAAGAAGCAAACAAGGACGAGTTTCAAAGCTAA
- the crn1 gene encoding CRISPR-associated ring nuclease Crn1, which produces MVKLVATLGTSPGGVFETYMNLKSGNYGGEPVNIKEVYIIRTSDKAVELAWKLVKAIFVCCGGNEVEIVDIPLPINDITTKEDYEIFRKGLQGKISKGDYVDFTGGRKAMSVAAAITAIRNSAYVVTTIISQSEYNRIQNLIKQFNEEEIEEAGKGKCDNKGKFCELISKEARTILLA; this is translated from the coding sequence ATGGTAAAGTTAGTAGCAACATTGGGAACTTCCCCTGGAGGAGTTTTTGAAACTTACATGAATTTAAAGTCAGGAAATTACGGTGGTGAGCCAGTAAACATAAAGGAAGTTTATATAATAAGAACTTCAGATAAGGCCGTCGAACTAGCTTGGAAATTAGTCAAGGCAATATTCGTTTGTTGTGGTGGTAATGAAGTTGAAATTGTTGATATTCCTCTTCCTATAAACGATATTACAACAAAGGAGGATTACGAGATTTTCAGAAAAGGGTTGCAAGGTAAAATATCAAAAGGTGACTATGTTGATTTCACTGGAGGAAGGAAAGCTATGAGCGTTGCCGCTGCAATAACTGCAATAAGAAATTCCGCCTATGTTGTTACAACTATTATTTCTCAAAGTGAATACAATAGAATACAGAATTTAATAAAACAATTTAATGAAGAAGAAATAGAGGAAGCAGGAAAAGGTAAATGCGACAATAAGGGAAAATTCTGCGAACTGATATCTAAAGAAGCAAGAACTATATTATTAGCATGA
- the tenA gene encoding thiaminase II, with translation MLMLTEKMWNAIQDIYNAILSHPFIKGLVEGSLAEEKFKYYILQDYLYLREFSKALAIISAKAEKQNEAMLFSSHLQSIMRVENELHNFFMNAWNITEEEKAKLIPSPTNLLYTSFLLSTVLYKPYFEAVSAVLPCYWIYMEVGKELLKKGSPNPLYDRWIKTYGGEEYEKGVRAVLDVVNSFKLTQEEEARAVRTFRIASIMEYMFWDSAYKLEKFPFNF, from the coding sequence TTGCTAATGCTAACCGAAAAAATGTGGAACGCCATACAGGACATCTATAACGCTATCCTTTCTCATCCTTTTATTAAAGGGTTAGTTGAAGGCTCTTTAGCAGAAGAGAAATTCAAGTATTATATTCTTCAAGATTACCTATATTTAAGGGAATTTTCTAAGGCTTTAGCAATTATTTCGGCAAAGGCTGAAAAGCAGAATGAAGCAATGCTTTTCTCTTCTCACCTACAGAGTATAATGAGAGTTGAAAACGAGTTACATAACTTCTTCATGAACGCTTGGAATATAACCGAAGAGGAAAAGGCTAAGCTAATTCCGTCTCCTACTAATCTTCTCTATACTTCATTCCTTTTATCAACAGTACTTTATAAACCGTACTTTGAGGCAGTAAGTGCTGTTTTGCCTTGCTATTGGATTTACATGGAGGTAGGAAAGGAATTATTAAAGAAGGGTTCTCCTAATCCTCTTTACGATAGGTGGATCAAAACTTATGGAGGGGAGGAATACGAGAAAGGAGTTAGAGCAGTTTTGGACGTCGTTAATTCTTTCAAATTAACTCAAGAAGAAGAGGCTAGGGCTGTAAGAACTTTTAGGATAGCCTCCATTATGGAATACATGTTTTGGGACTCAGCTTATAAACTGGAAAAGTTTCCATTTAATTTTTAA
- a CDS encoding DUF3834 domain-containing protein, with product MVTVLTPPGPVAYPIIASTMKRRDVKVVFEGNAEVKLNAIPLLNEVNYVLVARMLVITPGLGKKIAVWKKGSANHILLDTVLKLYSHNAEVVFTDDPAEVYKLYKEGKADSAVVTTAVTKDGLYFEDLLSAKGFYLPGICGAEGLNEDFETAYLEGIDLFKEDPEGTSEYVADNLPIYRPSTFIESIFKNSEYNLRRLDKPYVFRKA from the coding sequence ATGGTAACCGTTTTAACTCCTCCCGGCCCAGTTGCTTACCCAATAATTGCCTCAACTATGAAGAGGAGAGACGTTAAGGTAGTTTTTGAAGGAAATGCTGAAGTAAAACTTAATGCGATACCTCTACTTAACGAGGTAAATTACGTTTTAGTCGCTAGAATGCTTGTAATAACTCCAGGATTAGGTAAGAAAATTGCTGTCTGGAAAAAAGGAAGTGCAAATCATATTCTACTGGATACTGTTCTTAAGCTTTATAGCCATAATGCAGAAGTCGTTTTTACAGACGATCCTGCAGAAGTGTACAAGCTTTATAAAGAAGGTAAAGCCGACTCTGCTGTGGTGACAACTGCGGTAACTAAAGATGGGCTTTACTTTGAAGATTTACTTTCAGCAAAAGGCTTTTATTTACCAGGGATTTGTGGTGCAGAAGGTTTAAATGAGGATTTTGAAACTGCTTATCTAGAGGGCATAGATCTGTTTAAGGAAGACCCAGAAGGCACGTCAGAATATGTAGCAGATAACTTACCTATCTATAGGCCTTCAACATTCATTGAAAGTATATTCAAAAACTCCGAGTATAACCTCAGAAGATTGGATAAACCTTATGTATTTAGAAAAGCTTAA